TTGGGTTGTTGAACAGACCTGGGAAAACCTGAGGCAAATTCACCATGGAGAAGTACCCCTCTGGATCAGTAATGATCAGGTTAAGAATTTGGTTTTGAAACCCACCAAACTGACTGGCTGCCAACTCAGGGGATTAACTTGTGTGTATGCTACTAATAATAACTGTATTGAAAGGCGGGGAATGTTATTGGGAATGGTACTGGCAATACCTATTATTACTGTGAATCATGCACCTAAAGATGTATACTGAGTAGAGAACATTGGAGTAATGAGGGAAGGACACCATGTTGTGTATCATCACATTCACCGCTATGCGGTCCGCTCTAGGAAAGTAATGCTGGGAACGTCATTGAGAGGATGTTGTAAGGGGGAATCGACTATAGTGTGTTCACATCCTGTCTACACCACTGAGGAAGTATTCTGTGGTTTTAATGCGACAGTTAACCGCTGATACCGCCTTCCACAGTGCAGTTATGAGTCAAACTCAGTTGGCTTTCATGAGTAAGGGGAAATATTGTATGTTTTACCCCAACACTTCCCTCAAGGATAGGCCAGGTGGAACTGGTTGACATACACAGGCGAGATGCAGTGGTCCTCAATGCCACTGAAAGTTTGAGGAACGATCTGGAACTGTACGTTAACCAATTCTCATACCCCATACCCCCGTTGCCAGAGCATATGACAGAGGTTAGACAAGGACTGGACCTAGTGCATAAGATTTATTACATCCTCCAGCAAAGGAGTGGGCAAGTGCAACGGGACATTGAGGAAATACAGATGACCACCTGGTGGGAGGAGCTGTGGGACTGGGGAATTAATTTGCAAGTTCACCCCGGATCAGAATATTCTCACATGTTCTGATTGTAGCCCACCTTGTGGTGTTGATTTGCCTCCTCATCATCCTCTGTCAGCTAAGGCGATGAACTAAGAAATGGGAAAAGCAAGCACTTATACCAGAGGTTTTCCAAGAAGGGACTCCTCGGGGGAGGTTGGAGGAACACGAGTTGGAAGGTTTTATCTAAAGCTAACTGAATCCTGAAGGGGCCATGTAAGGTTTAAAGGGTGGAGCTCTGTAGGCGACCACCATCCAACCcgtgaactgtatgtaacctggtatGTGGGGAAAGTAGTGTGCGCGGCTAAAAGAGGTAAACAAGTCTACAGCAGGGAAGTAGGATATGTGATGAGACAGCAGTGTGGTGTAACTGAACTGCTTAAGGGGAACTGGATGTACTAACACCTACGAGGTCTAATGAAGGCACGTCTAATTTGCTGCTAAATTTGCGGCGGACACTCCATGTGGGTTGGCTGCTTGGAGAGCGGGGGTCGGCAGAGTGAGGTAATGtcttgttatcagacaagggctggagaacagagaactagctaAGCAATGTCGTCAGaacttgagggatgaggctaccaaaaataagcaGATGTCAAAATCAGTGAAAGGTTAACCTACTGTGGATGATGTAGCGCACCCACGACGATCGCAACAGTTGACCGACCAACCACTGTACATCGGGTAGTCAGGTCCGGCCCATCCCAAACTGATCACGCAGGTAATATGCATGAAACAGGGTATAAGAAAGTGTGCTCCGAAATGCTGGCTAGCTAGTTCAGGACTAAGTCatctgatcaactacttggagaatcggaaggggaggactgatcatctgCTCCGTTCCTACTCTCGGATGAACCTAAGCAACCTTGCTTACATGGGCGcatgagtataatctctgttgaagataagattttgaaacgctgaataaatgtgctatgtgtgaacaataatttTTGTGTCTTGAGTCGTTGATATCCAGAGTAAACCACAAGTGGGGATAAATTACAGGAGCAAGTGCTGCTGCcaaatttaaaggcctgccagccctgcattcactactGTCTTGGAAACGGTGCAGCTTTCAACTTTGTCCTACTGGGTTCTGTATCCTCCCAATCCCCAAGGAAGACAGAAGATGATGGCAGAACAAAGACAGAGGGTGGCCCcatagttcagtgatgcctccctgcaggtctccttcaggctgcaagggaaaggcaggaggttctcctCCCCTACAatagcaagaagaggtcctcccacctgaccaagaaaGCTGGGGTGCagatgcagaggaggtcagcagccgtgaggTCACCCACCGGAactgtgcaggaagagggtcagtgATCTCCTGAGTTctaccaaggtgagtgctccatgcaAGTAGCCTTCTTGAGGCTTGCATGTGAGTACGCGGGAGGTTGCACGTCATGGGGAGGGTGGCAGTGTTGTGGCGTTACCTGACTGCCTAGCCGTCAGTCTCTTGCTGACAGATGCATGGATGTCTTTTGGACACAGGCCACCTTTCTTCAAAGCTCACTGCCCTCCCTAAACTCCCATGACAGCAAGTGTCGGCATGAGAAACATCCGATtccccagtaggggatgaggggctgaaaaGAGCTGAAATGTCATGTTGACCTATGTGCCATTTTCAACCAGCTCCATCCTTCCTTTTGCAGGACAAGAGGACCCATAATAAGAAGGAGATGTCCCTGACAGGAGGAGGAATCCCAGATATTTGCCCACTGACCTCCCCCGAGGAAGTGGCCTTGGAGCTGGCGGGCACCTTGGGCATCCAATCAGTGTCAGGGAGATTGGAGtacctgtgcaagagagtgaggattgtatcCCGTTGGCCTGTGCATCAATGTTGGAGATCCACTTAATGCTTAGTATGCATCAGGAGAACTGCACAGTCTAAGCCTCAtaggtttgtgttctctcatgcaggtagccattTGCAGGGGCCCGCAACCACTGGGGTGCAgaagtccacctctgaggaggaagaagactcagaggatgcactgtcccatgactgtcTTGCACTCTCCACCAGCACAGAGACTTTCACCTCGGTGAGTAATTGTTCGGCTTTAGAATCTGGGTCAaaaactggtgagagcaccacacaagtGCGAGCAGCTGGCTGTGGTTGAGGCAGCCGAAGCCTCCAACAGTCGGAGGACTGTcggtggtcaggcccatgctgagccccaggatgatgaagaACCCTGGTGTCGACAGCAtcggacatgctggagttgcagagagagacaaGGCAAAATCTATCTGTGATTCCAgaagccatgcacagccatgagcggacaattgaggagtccatccatgacgagtgctgccatgtctcatgcctataagcacatggcttcctccatcgagaggttgacgaccttcatggagagccagattccacagatcctcgctgacctgcacaccatcgccttggccatgaggtcgacgtagcagtggcaaggcgagagaaggaacaggagcccagatgattctgcagctcctggtccttctctggtgagcagggaggctcaagagagccttcaaagggagaaggaggagaggttgacagccacatctgggggctccactCAGGGCGCACTGAGTGTGACACCGGCTCCACagctcctctgccagtgagcccagctccagcagccacgatgcctgaaGAGAGCCCTGCATCAATCCAGGGCACCCCCAGGCAGCCGGAACATTCTAGGCTTCAGACAGCCAGAGGACACCCACCAAAattatcacaggccaaggggcagcctgatcagcagccagcCTCCAGCTCAGCTGCTGCCGCCAGGATCACACTCCCTAGGAGCACCTGCAAACATATTAAAAAGAGCACATAGCAACACTTTGGGTTTCACTAGTGTAGATTATACcttttgtgttaaataattaaaagattTTTTTTGAAATCTTTAGACTTCATTGTTAGAAAGCCGTgcaccattatgccttaattgtgagatgtagaCCTCACCTTTCCCCCTTGagtaatgccaatgtgaccacagccctcattaacatgccaatgtgatgagagcctTCATTAATAAATGCTTTTCTGTGGGCACTAGCACACATTGTCCATCCACACGCAAGACAGGGACCACAGTGGAAAAGACGTGACAGAGctcaggcattaaggtgagcctttagttcactctctgtgaatggacaccaggatggttgcaaatgatttgtgACATTCTCTGTTGCCTCCTTCGAACTTAGTTCTACCTGATTGGCTTCCTGCCTTGGTATATGAGGATGTTGCAAATTATGTCGGTGTGGTCGCTTATGGACCTCAGATCCCAGCCTAAATGATGGCCCAACCTCTGTTCCAGACCCATCACACAGCTGTTTGTCTACCCCCATACCCACACCCCAGCACACAATTCACCCCTTTGCTGACCCCCCACTACTCCGGACCCCTTTGCACAGTTCTCCAGCAACCCCGGACCCCTTTTCAGAGCCCCCGCTACTCCAGACCCCTTTTCAGGCCCCCTCTACTCCAGACCCCTTTTCAGGCCCCCTCTTCTCTGGACCCCTTTTCAGGCCCCCGCTACTCCAGACCCCTTTTCAGAGCCCCCGCTACTCCAGACCCCTTTTCAGGCCCCCTCTACTCCAGACCCCTTTTCAGGCCCCCTCTTCTCTGGACCCCTTTTCAGGCCCCCGCTACTCCAGACCCCTTTTCAGAGCCCCCGCTACTCCAGACCCCTTTTCAGGCCCCTGCTACACCGGCCTCCTTTGCACAGCTCTCCAGCAAACTCGGACCCCTTTGCAGAACCCCCACTACCCCAGACTCCTTTTCAGAGCCCCCGATACTCCGGACCCCTTTTCAGAGCCCCGGCAACCCTGAACCCTTTTTCAGAGCCTCTGCTACCCCAGATTCGCTTGTAGAGCCATGCTACCCTGGACGCCCTTGCTGAGCCTGCAGGAGTATGCTCCCGCAATGGCCTCCAAATGCCCCTCTTCCCCTCAGCTGCAGCACTCAAGGCTGCCTAACCATCACTTCAACGTGTCCTCTTGCCTTTGTGCCACTAGGTTTCACCACAGAACCAGCTATTGAACATATAATCGCTTTTTTAATGATATTGAAATAGGTTTCCGTCATGTTTTGGTGCGAGTGCCGCCATTGTGCATTCCCGCCACTGACAAAGTCTGGAAGCGTGCCATGACACCGGATTTTCGGGCAGTCAGCTGTGTTGCGATTCTCCGTCCCCCTGCCAGCATTCCGGCCCTCAATGGCTGCATGAAATCCAGCCCTTAAAGTGAAATTATTTACTGACTGGATGTGTAGCCAGCTTAGGAAATACATTAATGAGACAAGCGTTTGCAAAATTGTAAAACTGCTGACCTTTCCAGCTGTTTTCACAATGAGAGATTTCAGCAAGATCGATGGCACCAATATAATTCAGGTACTTATACTTTGAAAGTTgtcgattcaagtcccactccagagaatttGAGCACTTAATCCAGGCTCCGGTGaatgcactattcaaagaagagcaagggagttcttcccAGTCTCCTGACCAATATATACCTCTCATCTAAAGCaactaaaacagattttctgatTCTTCAACTCTTTGAttgtttgctgtgcacatactgactaccacgttttctacattacaacagtgactacacttcaaaaatgcttcactggctgtaaagcactttgcgacatCATGTGGATATGAAATGTGCTGCATAAGCACAAGCCTTTCTGTAATTGAATAATTTCAACCAAGAATATCTATTAATGTATTGCAGTTTTTAGTTTAATTTGATCAGAACACAATTATTCAGGAAGGTGTTTGAATTTGGGCAAATTCAGATTTTaatacactgggctggattttgcgaTCAGTGGACTATgaatgaacataggaacataggaaataggataaggagtaggccattcgacccatcgagcctgctctgccattcaactagatcatctgtgatcgtctacctcaatgtcattttcctgcactatccccatatccattgatatctttaatatttagaaatctatcactctcagtcttgaatacactcaatgactgagcctccacaaccctctggggtagagaattccaaaggtttaccactctatgagtgaagaaattcctcctcatcgcagtcctaaatcgCTTAcctcttattctaagactgtgtcccttggatttagactccccagccaggacaaacattcttcctgcatcaaccctgtcgagccctgtaagaattttgcatgcttcaatgagatcacctctcattcgtctaaactctagagaatacaagcccagtctcctcaatctctcctcataggacaatcctgccatcccaggaattagtctgtgaGCCTTCaaaccttaggtaaggagaccaaaactgtacacaatactccatgtgcggtcttaccaaggctctatacaattgcaacaaaatTACTACACTCCTGTACTCaactcctcttgcaataaagacgaacataccatttgcctccctaattgcttgctgcacctgcatgttagcttaaaATGTctaatgaacaaggacacccaggtccctttggacatcaacacttcccaacctctcaccatataagaaatactctgcaattctgtttttcctaccaaagtggataatttcacatttttccacattatattccatctgccaaattcttgcccactcactcagcctgtcgaaatccccttgaagcctctttgcatcctcctcacaactcacattcccacccagttttatgtcatcagcaaacttggaaatattacatttgtcccCCACATCCAAAACGTTGATGCAGATCATGaagagttggggcccaagcactgatccttgctgtaccccacgagtcacactctgccaacctgagaataactcgtttcttcctactctctgttttctgtccattagccaattctcaatccatgctagtatattaccttcaatcccatgtgctctaattttgcttactaacctcttgtgtgggaccttattgaaagccttctgaaaaatccaaatacaccacatccacttgttcccccttatctattcaactagttacgtcctcaaaaacctctaacaggtttgtcaaacatgatttcccttttataaatccatgttgactctgctcaatcctaccattattttctaagtgtccagttataacttcctttataatagattctagtattttccctactactgatgtcaggctaacaggtctgtagttccccattttctccctcctttcttaaaaagtgggcttacatttgccaccttccaatctgcaggaaccgttccagaatctataaaacTTTGGACGATGACCCCAATGCAACCATTATCTCTACaatcacctctttcaacactctgggatgtagatcatcagctccaggtgatttatcaactttcagtcccatttatTTCTCCAGTATTACATTTTTACTAATACTactttctttcagttccttattcttactagtcccttggttctccagTATTCCTGAAAGGTTTTTGTATCTTccgctgtgaagacagacacaacgtatttgtttagtttctctgccatctccttatcccccattataaattttcctctctctgcctgtctgtctctacctatagaagcttttacagtctgttttaatGTTTCTCACTAGCCTACTTTCATATTatgttttctctttctttatcagtttcttggtcctcctttgctgaattctaaaatattcccaatcctcaggcttactactttttgtcaactctataagcctcttccttcgatctgatacaatctttaacttctcttgttagccatggttggatcacctttcctgttgggcttttcccctcaaaggaatgtaaatttgttgtaaaccatgtattaattctttaaatgacagccattgcctgtctaccatcataccttttaatattgtttcccaatctaccacagcttcCTAGTTTTTGAATggaaagtaatccctaactgctCAGTTACATTCCATagctcttcaatagatagggcatttaacctgccccaagttacttcactctggtttAGGAAGGtaatggcctcgaatgtggacaattAGTAttatagcagtgaaaaccacaagaaaacctatatgaagtttttacattttttacttgggatcaatttggtttcccagttCCAACTTCTCATTTGTTGCTGGGTTATAATCATGGACtaaagcccccaaatttctgttacagccaaggtgaggagggggtcacagttgcTCCTCTTGCCCTTCCTCGTATTTGACTGCagtagggtttattcctttttaaacagtggttgtgcttaccacctcagtgagtgttttactttttacctttaatgtgatcgtgaaagaaccaatcggacaggttttcttgaatttacacaagaaagaagtaagtttattatactcaacaagctaaacctgatctaaaataataaaaagtGGGCTGGACATTCACGtatacattcacacgagaatcacacacacacaaatagattacagagtgaaaagtcaATTTTGTAGtttgattagagtccagaataaatgcaaattaaatacacagtctgtaaggttggatgatttggtggtcttccggATGacgttgtgttcttgaagtctttgcactttgtggctggcccgcttggttcaggattttcttggaggcaggcttgtaggtggctttcttctcctggtctgtctgtagcaatcagtaggcttggagggtccacagtcacagatggttttcagtTGTCGTgttatctggggagagagagagagagcgggaggcacacagcctttctgctgctacacagtctgagttactggcttgaccCTTTGTTCAAGGAAATGCTCAGCTTTCACAGAGAGGGACAGAtgatcacatgactgcctcagtgtattctctggaatcttctaatgagattcacgcttcagaattggctccccaggcccaagGATGCCaacatttacacttggaggagtttgctttttcaaagtcaatgtgttaggattgccttgaatgtcatGTTAATGAagcatcttaggtaattcaatcatttGGAGCAAGCCATtattctgggtccatgctcctcagaccttTGTCTCTTTTGGAatgtggaaaggtgtttcagatgcaaattgtggtggtcacCCTggttgccagtttttaaaaaagttaactgcaggatttattTTCCATTCAAAgtgtaatgtaagtttccaaccaatgaattaatattcctATTTGGCATCTCTTGTTTTCTTGACAGCATACAGACTGATGGATGGGATTGTTCCTGATGTCTGACGCTCCTCCTGCTATTCCAGTGATGCTACTGGCACGTCATATGCTAAGCAGCAGGGGTGTGGCTAAAATATTTGAATGAGCCAACGTCACATTATTGAATGAGTTTACATCCTTTGGGCACAGACACTACCAGCACACGAGAGGCAG
This Heterodontus francisci isolate sHetFra1 chromosome 15, sHetFra1.hap1, whole genome shotgun sequence DNA region includes the following protein-coding sequences:
- the LOC137377441 gene encoding uncharacterized protein, with the protein product MAQPLFQTHHTAVCLPPYPHPSTQFTPLLTPHYSGPLCTVLQQPRTPFQSPRYSRPLFRPPLLQTPFQAPSSLDPFSGPRYSRPLFRAPATPDPFSGPLYSRPLFRPPLLWTPFQAPATPDPFSEPPLLQTPFQAPATPASFAQLSSKLGPLCRTPTTPDSFSEPPILRTPFQSPGNPEPFFRASATPDSLVEPCYPGRPC